One Ethanoligenens harbinense YUAN-3 genomic window carries:
- the spoIIR gene encoding stage II sporulation protein R: MLKIEKAILIGFLVAVVTMMAANFSAFAAQSSDIRQKVFRLHILANSDSAADQALKLKVRDRILAESGTLFQSADNKAQVIQEARADLPQIETIAQDEIRREGYTYPVKAQVVHMYFNTRVYGNVTLPAGDYDALRITIGAAKGHNWWCVLFPPLCLPSAEGEEKLEENLTPSESNTVTHGSQPQIEVKFKTLELLESVKSTISSWFQK, from the coding sequence ATGTTAAAAATCGAAAAAGCGATTCTGATCGGTTTTCTGGTTGCCGTGGTAACCATGATGGCCGCAAACTTTTCCGCATTTGCCGCCCAGAGCAGCGATATCCGCCAAAAGGTGTTCCGCCTGCACATTCTTGCAAATTCAGACAGTGCGGCGGACCAGGCGCTCAAGCTGAAAGTACGCGACCGTATCCTGGCGGAATCGGGCACACTGTTCCAGAGCGCGGACAATAAGGCACAAGTAATTCAAGAAGCACGCGCCGACCTGCCGCAGATCGAAACCATCGCACAGGATGAAATCCGCCGCGAAGGGTATACTTATCCGGTGAAGGCACAGGTTGTACACATGTATTTCAACACCCGCGTCTATGGCAATGTCACGCTGCCCGCCGGCGATTATGACGCACTGCGTATCACCATCGGCGCCGCGAAAGGGCACAACTGGTGGTGCGTGCTGTTCCCGCCGCTCTGCCTGCCTTCCGCCGAGGGTGAGGAAAAACTGGAGGAAAATCTGACCCCCTCCGAAAGCAATACCGTCACGCACGGCAGTCAGCCGCAGATCGAGGTCAAATTCAAAACGCTTGAACTTCTGGAAAGCGTGAAAAGCACCATTTCGTCATGGTTCCAAAAATAA
- a CDS encoding metal-dependent transcriptional regulator produces MEKLTFTMENYLEAIYELSENGAGARLSDIARRLGVTKASANSAMATLAQKGLIVNEKYREIFLTQEGREKAAATSGKHHTIRRFFVDVLRIDPVVADEDACAIEHVISAESVAAMQAFMHRQAAGETGERER; encoded by the coding sequence ATGGAAAAACTGACTTTTACCATGGAAAATTATCTGGAAGCCATCTATGAGCTTTCTGAAAACGGCGCAGGCGCGCGCCTTTCCGACATCGCCCGGCGATTGGGCGTGACCAAAGCGAGCGCCAACAGCGCGATGGCGACCCTTGCGCAAAAGGGCCTGATCGTCAACGAAAAATACAGGGAGATCTTCCTGACGCAGGAGGGAAGGGAAAAAGCGGCGGCCACCTCCGGAAAGCACCATACCATCCGGCGCTTTTTCGTCGATGTACTGCGGATCGATCCGGTGGTTGCCGACGAAGATGCCTGTGCCATCGAGCATGTCATCAGCGCGGAATCCGTGGCGGCCATGCAGGCTTTTATGCACAGGCAGGCGGCCGGGGAGACCGGCGAGCGAGAAAGATAG
- a CDS encoding biotin--[acetyl-CoA-carboxylase] ligase: MATERADALKKTMRGLLRGRFARAGLFCFEEIGSTNAFLKEQANAEPGEAVAFALSQTAGVGRRGHTFSTRPGEALHLSFLLRNLPERGAPASLSVGLAVQQALFALCGEGFSLKWPNDPLAGGRKVGGILCEAVPGGIVCGIGINLLLSARFFAEQNLPNAVSVQMVTGSAPAPEVLAAAIAEKLELVLAADAHTVLASYAAHCATLGAQVRVFGADGRVVLEGVAESITPQGELMVRTADGRVAVRAGEVSVRGQNGYV, encoded by the coding sequence ATGGCGACGGAGCGTGCGGATGCGCTGAAAAAAACGATGCGCGGCCTGCTGCGCGGGCGGTTTGCGCGGGCCGGCCTGTTTTGCTTTGAGGAAATCGGTTCGACCAACGCGTTTTTAAAGGAACAGGCGAATGCCGAACCGGGCGAGGCCGTCGCGTTCGCGCTCTCGCAGACGGCGGGCGTGGGGCGGCGCGGCCACACGTTTTCCACCCGGCCCGGCGAGGCGCTGCATCTTTCCTTTTTGCTTCGCAATCTGCCGGAGCGTGGAGCGCCGGCTTCGCTCTCGGTGGGCCTGGCGGTGCAGCAGGCGCTGTTTGCGCTCTGCGGGGAAGGGTTTTCGCTCAAATGGCCCAACGACCCGCTGGCGGGCGGGCGGAAGGTGGGCGGCATCCTCTGCGAGGCTGTGCCGGGCGGCATCGTCTGCGGCATCGGCATCAACCTGCTTTTGTCCGCGCGATTCTTTGCGGAACAGAATCTGCCGAACGCGGTTTCCGTTCAAATGGTGACGGGGAGCGCGCCCGCGCCGGAGGTGCTTGCGGCGGCCATCGCGGAGAAACTGGAACTGGTCCTCGCCGCCGATGCGCACACCGTGCTGGCATCCTACGCGGCGCACTGTGCCACGCTGGGCGCGCAGGTGCGGGTGTTCGGCGCCGACGGCCGCGTGGTGCTGGAAGGCGTGGCCGAAAGCATCACGCCGCAGGGCGAGCTGATGGTGCGCACGGCCGACGGCCGCGTGGCGGTGCGTGCGGGCGAGGTTTCGGTGCGCGGGCAGAACGGTTATGTGTGA
- a CDS encoding NAD(P)/FAD-dependent oxidoreductase yields the protein MKNVVIIGAGPAGLSAADTLLKDAGVRVTIFEETSEIGGISRTVNYNGNRMDIGGHRFFSKSDKVVDFWKELMPVQGAPALDDKLLGREKPLEQGGPDPEKDERVMLVRQRVSRIFYLKKFFDYPISLKFQTFANMGLARTIRAGFGYMASAMHKREEKTLQDFMINRFGKPLYEMFFEDYTEKVWGRNPRDISADWGSQRIKGLSLSKAVMAFLKKTFSGGDADQKKTETSLIEQFLYPKLGPGQLYETLADRVREKGGDIMMQTKVTGIHIENGKVVSVQVEQAGETRTVPCDAVVSSMPIKDLMEIIDADKPQDVAHIAAELPYRDFITVGLLVKKLKLENQTDIKTISNIVPDCWIYMQEREVKVGRLQIFNNWSPYLVKDLQDTVWIGMEYFANEGDELWTMEDQAFIDFAIDELVKVDVINRADVLDSVRVRVKKAYPAYFGVYKDFPKLRAYLDTFSNLYCVGRNGQHRYNNMDHSMMTGFEAADLILKGSTDKSTLWNINTEETYHEQGKKES from the coding sequence ATGAAAAATGTCGTGATCATTGGGGCGGGACCTGCAGGGTTGTCCGCGGCGGATACCCTGCTGAAAGATGCCGGAGTGCGCGTGACCATTTTTGAGGAAACCTCAGAGATCGGCGGAATCTCCCGCACAGTCAACTACAACGGGAACCGGATGGATATCGGCGGGCACCGTTTTTTTTCCAAAAGCGACAAAGTGGTCGATTTCTGGAAAGAACTGATGCCGGTTCAGGGCGCACCGGCGCTGGACGATAAGCTCCTAGGCCGTGAGAAGCCGCTGGAACAGGGCGGGCCGGACCCTGAAAAAGACGAACGCGTGATGCTGGTGCGGCAGCGCGTATCGCGCATTTTTTACCTGAAAAAGTTTTTTGACTATCCCATTTCACTGAAATTCCAGACGTTTGCAAACATGGGCCTTGCGCGCACCATCCGGGCGGGATTCGGCTATATGGCCAGCGCTATGCACAAGCGTGAAGAAAAGACGCTGCAGGATTTCATGATTAACCGCTTCGGCAAGCCGCTCTATGAGATGTTTTTCGAGGATTACACCGAGAAGGTCTGGGGGCGCAATCCCCGGGATATCTCGGCGGACTGGGGATCGCAGCGCATCAAGGGTCTTTCGCTCTCCAAAGCGGTGATGGCGTTCCTGAAAAAGACGTTTTCCGGCGGAGACGCAGACCAGAAGAAGACAGAGACCTCTCTGATCGAGCAATTCCTTTATCCCAAGCTCGGCCCCGGCCAGCTTTATGAAACGCTGGCCGACCGCGTGCGGGAAAAAGGCGGCGATATCATGATGCAGACCAAAGTGACCGGCATTCACATCGAAAACGGCAAAGTCGTGTCGGTGCAGGTGGAGCAGGCGGGCGAAACCCGCACCGTGCCCTGCGACGCGGTGGTGTCGTCCATGCCCATCAAAGACCTGATGGAGATCATCGACGCGGACAAGCCGCAGGATGTGGCGCACATCGCCGCCGAACTGCCGTACCGCGATTTCATCACCGTGGGCCTGTTGGTCAAGAAACTGAAACTGGAGAACCAGACCGATATCAAGACCATCTCCAACATCGTGCCGGATTGCTGGATCTATATGCAGGAGCGCGAAGTGAAGGTGGGGCGCCTGCAAATCTTCAACAACTGGTCGCCGTATCTGGTGAAGGACCTGCAGGATACCGTCTGGATTGGCATGGAATATTTTGCTAACGAAGGCGACGAACTCTGGACAATGGAAGATCAGGCGTTCATTGATTTCGCCATCGACGAACTGGTGAAGGTTGACGTTATCAACCGGGCAGACGTGCTGGATTCCGTGCGTGTCCGCGTGAAAAAGGCGTATCCCGCCTATTTCGGTGTTTACAAGGATTTCCCGAAACTGCGCGCGTATCTGGACACGTTCTCGAACCTGTACTGTGTGGGACGCAACGGCCAGCACCGCTACAACAATATGGACCATTCGATGATGACAGGTTTCGAAGCGGCTGACCTTATCCTCAAAGGCAGCACCGACAAATCCACACTCTGGAACATCAATACCGAGGAAACCTACCACGAGCAGGGCAAAAAAGAGTCCTGA
- the ychF gene encoding redox-regulated ATPase YchF: MKLGIVGLPNVGKSTLFNAITNAGAESANYPFCTIEPNVGVVAVPDERLKVLTDMYHAVKTTPAVVEFVDIAGLVRGASKGEGLGNKFLSHIREVDAIVHVVRCFEGTDVIHVEGSVDPVRDMETINLELIFSDLEMVERRLDKDKKLLKGDKKYESEIVLLERVKAALESGLPARSVERTPEDDAVLATVALLSEKPVIYAANLSEEDFKAGYEKNPHFTRLRAQAEKEGAGVLPICAKIEEELSSMDEEEKDLFLADLGLEQSGLDRLIRESYALLGLISYLTAGEPEVRAWTITRGTKAPQAAGKIHTDFERGFIRAEVVAYDDLVRCGSLAAAREKGLLRSEGKEYVMQDGDVVLFRFNV, translated from the coding sequence ATGAAACTGGGAATCGTCGGCCTGCCCAATGTGGGCAAAAGCACCCTGTTCAACGCCATCACCAACGCGGGCGCGGAGTCTGCCAACTATCCGTTCTGCACCATCGAGCCCAATGTGGGCGTGGTGGCGGTACCGGACGAGCGGCTCAAGGTGCTCACCGATATGTATCACGCGGTCAAAACCACGCCCGCCGTGGTGGAGTTCGTGGATATCGCGGGGCTGGTGCGGGGCGCTTCCAAGGGTGAAGGGCTGGGCAACAAGTTTCTGTCCCACATCCGGGAGGTGGACGCCATCGTGCATGTCGTGCGCTGCTTCGAAGGCACGGATGTCATCCATGTGGAGGGCAGCGTGGACCCTGTGCGGGATATGGAGACCATCAACCTCGAGCTGATTTTTTCCGATCTGGAAATGGTGGAACGTCGGTTGGACAAGGACAAAAAGCTGCTCAAGGGCGATAAAAAATACGAGTCGGAGATCGTTCTGCTCGAGCGGGTGAAAGCCGCGCTGGAAAGCGGCCTGCCCGCGCGTTCGGTGGAGCGCACGCCGGAGGATGACGCGGTGCTGGCCACCGTGGCGCTGCTTTCGGAGAAGCCGGTGATTTACGCCGCCAACCTCAGCGAGGAGGATTTCAAGGCCGGCTATGAGAAGAACCCGCATTTCACCCGTCTGCGCGCCCAGGCGGAAAAGGAGGGCGCGGGCGTGCTGCCCATCTGCGCCAAGATTGAGGAAGAACTTTCTTCAATGGATGAGGAAGAAAAGGACCTGTTTCTGGCCGACCTGGGGCTGGAGCAGTCGGGGCTTGACCGCCTGATCCGCGAGAGCTACGCGCTGCTGGGGCTGATCTCCTATCTCACGGCGGGCGAGCCGGAGGTGCGTGCGTGGACCATCACACGCGGCACCAAGGCGCCGCAGGCGGCGGGCAAGATCCACACCGATTTCGAGCGGGGGTTCATTCGCGCGGAAGTGGTGGCATATGACGACCTTGTGCGCTGCGGCAGCCTGGCAGCGGCGCGCGAAAAGGGCTTGCTGCGCAGCGAGGGCAAGGAATATGTGATGCAGGACGGCGATGTGGTGCTTTTCCGTTTCAATGTGTGA
- a CDS encoding peptidoglycan D,D-transpeptidase FtsI family protein codes for MRSKRLVGLFVVFVALFGLLIVRLVRLTQPGGAISQAAQTHGSYSLKLGVERGTIYDTDMNPLVNTQSAYIAVVRPQKNPGVQLAALSPHVADWNDLEKKLGERLPFSIRVNTPNIKTPGVQIVQMDQRYSGSDIAPQLIGYLDSSGNGAAGLEKAYNTLLAQNTQTILADFPVDATGRALTGLSPEIHREGDSHTGGIVLTIDRDIQQAAQKAADKYLKIGAVVVMDPKTGDILASVSNPSFNQNNLAAALNGANSPMLNRAFTSFNVGSVFKINVAAAALESGVSPAFSVQDNGSMLVAGRLFHDENTSGYGLLDMATGMANSSNVYYITLGQKLGADTVLNMAQRLGFGHTYELAPGLLPSAGNLPGNSELGVPAALANFSIGQGTLMATPIQVARMVSAVAADGLLPMPRLVKASVDKNRQVTKTYPNATPDRVFSVSTAKQLQQFLITTVQEGTGRPAAPTYGGAGGKTSTAQTGWVENGKAMNQTWFAGFYPAENPRYVIVAMMQNGTAGGTDAGPVFKSIADSLAPKLGYPAVPQS; via the coding sequence ATGAGATCCAAACGTCTGGTTGGGCTGTTTGTTGTGTTCGTCGCGCTGTTCGGGCTGCTCATCGTGCGGCTGGTACGTCTCACCCAACCGGGAGGCGCCATCTCCCAGGCGGCGCAGACGCACGGCAGCTACAGCCTGAAACTGGGCGTGGAACGCGGCACTATTTATGACACCGACATGAATCCGCTCGTCAATACGCAATCGGCCTACATCGCGGTGGTGCGCCCGCAGAAGAATCCGGGCGTACAGCTCGCCGCACTTTCCCCACACGTGGCGGATTGGAACGATCTGGAGAAAAAACTGGGGGAGCGTCTGCCCTTCAGCATCCGTGTCAACACACCGAACATCAAAACGCCCGGCGTGCAGATCGTGCAGATGGACCAGCGCTACAGCGGCAGCGACATCGCCCCGCAGCTCATCGGGTATCTGGACAGCAGCGGCAACGGCGCGGCCGGACTGGAAAAGGCATACAACACCCTGCTTGCACAGAATACGCAAACCATCCTTGCGGATTTTCCGGTGGACGCGACCGGCCGCGCACTCACCGGGCTTTCCCCGGAAATCCACCGGGAGGGCGACAGCCACACGGGCGGCATCGTGCTCACCATCGACCGCGATATCCAGCAGGCCGCGCAAAAAGCAGCCGACAAATATCTGAAAATCGGCGCGGTGGTGGTCATGGACCCGAAGACCGGCGACATCCTCGCCAGTGTGAGCAACCCGTCTTTCAACCAGAACAATCTGGCGGCGGCGCTCAACGGCGCCAATTCACCCATGCTCAACCGCGCGTTCACCTCGTTCAACGTGGGCTCGGTGTTTAAGATCAACGTAGCGGCCGCGGCGCTGGAGTCGGGGGTTTCCCCCGCTTTTTCCGTGCAGGACAACGGCTCCATGCTGGTGGCGGGGCGCCTGTTCCACGATGAAAACACATCGGGATACGGTTTGCTGGATATGGCGACCGGCATGGCCAATTCCAGCAACGTCTATTACATCACCTTGGGGCAGAAGCTCGGTGCGGACACCGTGCTGAATATGGCGCAGCGCCTGGGCTTTGGGCACACGTATGAGCTTGCGCCGGGCCTGCTGCCGTCCGCCGGCAATCTGCCGGGCAACAGCGAGCTGGGCGTTCCCGCCGCGCTGGCCAACTTCTCCATCGGGCAGGGCACCCTGATGGCGACCCCGATCCAGGTGGCCCGGATGGTCAGTGCTGTGGCAGCGGACGGCCTGCTGCCCATGCCGCGGCTGGTGAAAGCCAGCGTGGACAAAAACCGGCAGGTTACCAAAACCTATCCCAACGCCACACCCGACCGCGTCTTTTCCGTGTCCACCGCCAAACAATTACAGCAATTTCTCATCACCACCGTGCAGGAAGGCACCGGCCGCCCTGCCGCACCAACCTACGGCGGCGCGGGCGGCAAAACATCCACCGCGCAGACCGGCTGGGTGGAAAACGGAAAAGCCATGAACCAAACATGGTTTGCGGGCTTTTATCCGGCCGAAAACCCGCGCTATGTCATCGTGGCCATGATGCAGAACGGTACGGCGGGCGGCACCGACGCCGGGCCTGTTTTCAAATCGATTGCCGACAGCCTGGCCCCCAAACTTGGTTACCCCGCCGTCCCGCAATCCTGA
- a CDS encoding TOBE domain-containing protein: MGTFEPYAEGKYQSAAQVAKSAHDLYVQPVSSAAPVGSMSAATQSGMMRSGSMTVSQTMPAAQSGMMQGNAMAGNTMTGGMMQDGMMQSNAMAGSMMTGRMCISTRNLLRGRVASITPGAVNTIVAVTLPGGQTVTACITMDAVRDMGLRVGSQVTVVINPNDVLLVC; encoded by the coding sequence ATGGGCACATTTGAACCATATGCAGAGGGAAAATACCAGTCCGCTGCACAGGTGGCGAAATCCGCGCATGACCTGTATGTGCAGCCCGTTTCATCCGCCGCGCCGGTCGGCTCCATGTCCGCGGCGACGCAGAGCGGCATGATGCGGAGCGGCTCCATGACCGTGTCTCAGACCATGCCGGCTGCACAGAGCGGTATGATGCAGGGCAATGCGATGGCGGGCAACACAATGACGGGCGGCATGATGCAGGACGGCATGATGCAGAGCAACGCGATGGCGGGCAGCATGATGACGGGCCGCATGTGTATCTCTACGCGCAATCTGCTCCGCGGCCGTGTGGCGAGCATCACGCCGGGCGCTGTCAACACCATCGTTGCGGTTACGCTGCCTGGCGGGCAGACTGTCACGGCTTGCATCACGATGGATGCCGTGCGCGATATGGGGCTGCGTGTCGGTTCCCAGGTGACCGTCGTCATCAATCCCAACGATGTGCTGCTGGTCTGCTGA